One stretch of Cohnella algarum DNA includes these proteins:
- a CDS encoding copper amine oxidase N-terminal domain-containing protein, with product MTSNASSALHGNRSVPKRVRARRFCLTFAMLAVVVAAAVALLTAFIDPLQFYHKATWYNARFSTEERYQNPGLAKNFDYDTIIIGTSMTQNFVPSEVGELLGGTAMKLSMEGSISEEHHLVANLALGTGKVKKVLWGLDYFSLKSKSADSTYEIPEYMYDNKWWNDYPYWFNYTAYEQFFKSVALQLKGTPKQNLDYLSNWNWMVTFGKERVAKAYEKANAEEGFFGLVEETPDVLKANFERNILSLIKEHPDVEFYFYYPPYSVLRQVAWYNTNPTRFQYQIEMRKWMYEQFAQYPNVKLYDFQTADWTYDLDLYKDLSHHHMDVNKWIAEAIAKDDPAYRVTDGNVDALNDKLVFEAEDAVLNSEHDVVNFSTLLNGEKHVFTGRALQEDGKDLRVPVKQLAAELGAELTWDQATKTVVLTRGDAELKLTMGSTEATSSGRTATLDYAPQLVGGTALVPLGFVAEQLGYEAELTELEDGTTQLSIGE from the coding sequence ATGACTTCCAATGCCTCATCCGCCCTGCACGGCAATCGAAGCGTCCCCAAGCGGGTCCGCGCCCGACGGTTTTGCCTTACGTTCGCCATGCTGGCCGTTGTCGTGGCCGCGGCGGTCGCCCTGCTTACCGCGTTTATCGACCCGCTGCAGTTTTATCATAAGGCAACCTGGTACAATGCCCGGTTTTCGACGGAAGAACGGTACCAAAATCCCGGGCTGGCCAAAAACTTCGATTACGACACGATCATTATCGGCACGTCGATGACGCAAAACTTCGTTCCTTCCGAAGTCGGCGAACTGCTGGGCGGAACCGCCATGAAGCTGTCGATGGAAGGCTCCATTTCGGAGGAGCATCATCTCGTCGCCAATCTTGCGCTGGGCACGGGCAAGGTGAAAAAAGTGCTGTGGGGCCTCGATTACTTCTCGCTTAAAAGCAAGTCGGCCGACAGCACGTATGAAATTCCCGAGTATATGTACGATAACAAGTGGTGGAACGATTATCCGTATTGGTTCAACTATACGGCGTACGAACAATTTTTCAAAAGCGTCGCGCTTCAATTGAAGGGGACGCCCAAGCAAAACCTTGATTACTTGAGCAACTGGAACTGGATGGTCACGTTCGGCAAGGAACGGGTGGCGAAAGCGTACGAGAAGGCAAATGCGGAAGAAGGATTTTTCGGTCTCGTCGAGGAAACGCCGGACGTGCTGAAGGCGAACTTCGAGCGCAATATTTTGTCGCTGATCAAGGAGCATCCGGACGTCGAATTTTATTTCTACTATCCGCCTTACAGCGTGCTTCGCCAGGTCGCCTGGTACAACACGAATCCGACGCGGTTCCAGTACCAGATCGAAATGCGCAAATGGATGTACGAGCAATTCGCGCAATATCCGAACGTCAAGCTGTACGATTTCCAAACGGCGGATTGGACGTACGACCTGGATCTGTACAAGGACTTGTCGCACCATCATATGGACGTCAACAAATGGATCGCGGAAGCGATCGCCAAGGACGATCCGGCCTACCGCGTAACGGACGGCAACGTGGACGCGTTGAACGACAAGCTCGTGTTCGAAGCCGAGGACGCCGTCTTGAACTCGGAGCATGACGTCGTTAATTTCTCGACGCTGTTGAACGGCGAGAAGCACGTCTTTACCGGCCGGGCGCTGCAGGAAGACGGCAAGGATTTGCGCGTGCCCGTCAAGCAGCTCGCGGCCGAGCTCGGCGCCGAGCTGACCTGGGATCAGGCGACGAAAACCGTCGTGCTGACCCGCGGCGACGCCGAGCTGAAGCTGACGATGGGCAGCACGGAAGCGACATCGTCCGGCCGGACGGCGACGCTCGATTACGCGCCGCAGCTCGTCGGCGGAACGGCGCTCGTGCCGCTCGGCTTCGTCGCCGAGCAGCTCGGGTACGAGGCCGAGCTGACCGAGCTTGAGGACGGCACGACGCAGCTCTCGATCGGCGAATAA